Proteins from a single region of Haloplanus sp. GDY1:
- a CDS encoding HAH_0734 family protein: MQQLIVRGDPGIRKDAVIDYDGEEQVCFAIQRQGDYHGPEEVQLWCTIGTPDEREAFEKRQYVPHWLDVDAVDADSLDVISARGE; the protein is encoded by the coding sequence ATGCAACAGCTCATCGTCAGGGGCGACCCCGGCATCCGAAAGGACGCCGTCATCGACTACGACGGCGAGGAGCAGGTCTGTTTCGCCATCCAGCGACAGGGCGACTACCACGGCCCCGAGGAGGTACAGCTCTGGTGTACCATCGGAACCCCAGACGAGCGCGAGGCCTTCGAGAAGCGACAGTACGTCCCCCACTGGCTCGACGTGGACGCCGTCGACGCCGACTCGCTCGACGTGATCAGCGCGCGCGGCGAGTGA
- a CDS encoding aldehyde dehydrogenase family protein, whose translation MTDEPIRGGYVDGDWIGAENRETFASANPATGETIATVATATATDVAAAVSAAETAQPAWRDRSYVDRARYLWAVHDRLRERKAELGELVTRECGKEIDEGLADVEEAIHMVEWAAGNARHPHGDVVPSELPGRDAYMRRRPRGVVGSITPWNFPIAIPFWHVAVTLVEGNTVVWKPAEQTPRCGEVVAELFAAAGIPDGVFNLVQGAAETGRAVVEDDRVDTVLFTGSAAVGHDIDATLGGVAGRDCSLEMGGKNAVVVTDRADLDVALNAAVLSAFKTTGQRCVSAERLIVHEDVYDEFRDRFVDAASRVAVGDPLDEGTFMGPLIDESAVEKFHEYNALAREEGATVLVDRATLDGAEAGSGGSRGASGDADAVPAGHEAGHWVGPFVYELPFDPESRVLSEEVFGPHVALIPYSGGIERAVEIHDAVDYGLAGAVVSEDYRQLNYYRDHATAGLAYANLPCIGAEVQLPFGGLGKSGKGSPSAREVIEAVTERTAWTVNNDPEVSLAQGLSADLRFEEE comes from the coding sequence ATGACGGACGAACCGATACGCGGCGGGTACGTCGACGGCGACTGGATCGGGGCCGAGAACCGGGAGACGTTCGCGAGCGCGAACCCGGCGACGGGCGAGACGATCGCGACCGTCGCGACGGCGACGGCGACGGACGTGGCCGCGGCGGTGAGCGCAGCCGAGACCGCCCAACCGGCGTGGCGCGATCGGTCGTACGTCGACCGCGCGCGCTACCTGTGGGCGGTCCACGACCGCCTCCGCGAGCGCAAGGCCGAACTCGGCGAACTCGTCACCCGGGAGTGTGGCAAGGAGATCGACGAGGGACTGGCCGACGTCGAGGAGGCCATCCACATGGTCGAGTGGGCGGCCGGCAACGCCCGCCACCCCCACGGCGACGTGGTGCCGAGCGAACTCCCGGGCCGGGACGCGTACATGCGGCGCCGACCCCGCGGCGTCGTCGGCTCCATCACCCCCTGGAACTTCCCGATTGCCATCCCCTTCTGGCACGTCGCGGTGACGCTCGTCGAGGGGAACACGGTGGTCTGGAAGCCCGCGGAGCAGACGCCCCGGTGTGGCGAGGTCGTCGCGGAACTGTTCGCGGCGGCCGGGATCCCGGACGGCGTCTTCAACCTCGTGCAGGGCGCCGCCGAGACGGGGCGGGCCGTCGTCGAGGACGACCGGGTCGACACCGTCCTCTTCACCGGGTCGGCGGCGGTCGGCCACGACATCGACGCGACGCTCGGGGGCGTCGCCGGCCGGGACTGCAGTCTGGAGATGGGCGGGAAAAACGCCGTCGTCGTGACCGACCGCGCGGACCTCGACGTCGCGCTCAACGCGGCGGTGCTGTCGGCGTTCAAGACCACGGGCCAGCGCTGCGTCTCCGCGGAGCGCCTGATCGTCCACGAGGACGTCTACGACGAGTTCCGCGACCGCTTCGTCGACGCCGCCTCGCGGGTCGCGGTCGGCGACCCCCTCGACGAGGGGACGTTCATGGGGCCGCTGATCGACGAGTCGGCCGTCGAGAAGTTCCACGAGTACAACGCCCTCGCCCGCGAGGAGGGAGCGACGGTCCTCGTCGACCGCGCGACCCTCGACGGCGCGGAGGCGGGGTCGGGAGGGAGCCGTGGGGCGTCCGGCGACGCCGACGCGGTGCCGGCGGGCCACGAGGCCGGCCACTGGGTCGGCCCGTTCGTCTACGAACTCCCCTTCGACCCCGAGAGTCGCGTCCTGAGCGAGGAGGTGTTCGGCCCACACGTCGCCCTGATCCCCTACAGCGGCGGCATCGAGCGCGCGGTCGAGATTCACGACGCCGTCGACTACGGCCTCGCGGGCGCCGTCGTCAGCGAGGACTACCGACAGCTCAACTACTACCGGGATCACGCGACGGCGGGGCTGGCCTACGCGAACCTGCCCTGCATCGGCGCCGAGGTGCAACTCCCCTTCGGCGGCCTCGGCAAGTCGGGGAAGGGGTCGCCGTCCGCCCGCGAGGTGATCGAGGCGGTCACCGAGCGCACGGCGTGGACGGTGAACAACGACCCGGAGGTGTCGCTGGCACAGGGGCTGTCGGCCGACCTCCGGTTCGAGGAGGAGTGA
- a CDS encoding proline dehydrogenase family protein, with the protein MLPPIADRFVAGETADGAVEHVRSLAADGIGGIVNHLGEHHETPEAAAADADAYLTLVERLADADVTPHPAISIKPSQVGLGVDEDCFRRNLDRVVDAAADAGVFVWLDMEDHGTTDATIDAYEALSRTHPGGVGVCLQANLRRTPDDVARLADTDGAIRLVKGAYDEPADLAHRDRAAVDAAYRDLLRRLFADCTVGVAVATHDEALIELAADLGARHDRAFEFQMLMGVREGRQRELAATHRVAQYVPYGSAWAAYFYRRVRERRENLAFAVRAVLSSLRS; encoded by the coding sequence ATGCTCCCACCGATCGCCGACCGCTTCGTCGCGGGCGAGACGGCCGACGGCGCCGTCGAACACGTCCGGTCGCTCGCGGCCGACGGCATCGGCGGCATCGTGAACCACCTCGGCGAACACCACGAGACCCCCGAGGCGGCCGCCGCGGACGCCGACGCCTACCTCACCCTCGTCGAGCGACTGGCCGACGCCGACGTGACGCCCCACCCCGCCATCTCGATCAAGCCCTCGCAGGTCGGCCTCGGCGTCGACGAGGACTGCTTCCGCCGGAATCTGGACCGCGTCGTCGACGCCGCGGCCGACGCCGGCGTCTTCGTCTGGCTGGACATGGAGGACCACGGGACCACCGACGCCACGATCGACGCCTACGAGGCGCTCTCCCGGACCCACCCGGGCGGGGTCGGCGTCTGCCTGCAGGCCAACCTCCGGCGGACGCCCGACGACGTGGCGCGACTGGCGGACACGGACGGCGCGATCCGGCTGGTGAAGGGGGCGTACGACGAACCGGCCGACCTCGCCCACCGCGACCGGGCGGCCGTCGACGCCGCCTACCGCGACCTGCTCCGGCGACTGTTCGCCGACTGCACCGTCGGCGTCGCGGTGGCGACCCACGACGAGGCGCTGATCGAACTCGCGGCCGACCTCGGGGCGCGACACGACCGCGCGTTCGAGTTCCAGATGCTGATGGGCGTCCGCGAGGGGCGCCAGCGCGAACTCGCGGCGACGCACCGCGTGGCCCAGTACGTCCCGTACGGGTCGGCGTGGGCCGCCTACTTCTACCGCCGGGTTCGGGAGCGCCGCGAGAACCTCGCCTTCGCGGTGCGGGCGGTGCTGAGTTCGCTCCGCTCCTGA
- a CDS encoding DUF2298 domain-containing protein — translation MEYGLVLRWLVLYGILGALGRPVAARLFATLPGRGAGFGLPTALVVLGTVVYWVGHLTFGPLALAAGAVALAGLALLTALDREALLDRRIGLADGVRPDRRTAEAAVVFVTAFALLVAVRAVDPAVYPIGGEKFLDFGLLQSLDRATRLPPEDMWFANEPVAYYYGGHLLTATLADLTSTAPRYAYNLSLAGFYATLVTAAYGLAGAIARDRAGSWRLAGLAAAFFVGLASNLVTVSRLVVAVLPGPLRTAAADVVAARTRYSTEAVLSGFESFSYWTASRVIPGTINEFPLFAWLNGDLHAHMMGTPFLLLGAGLAFALYRTPAADVRRRRALAFVAVPVLAGFQAVVDTWSFPSLFGLLFLALALDDAEPWTVLSARVARWRGARDPGPGPLTAELERLAGSLAVAVVAGALGALLAAPFLLGAAGGREVAILAAAERSSLPALLLVHGGFVAVFVAYLLDRLSVDRVLAPLLGLGALGVLALTADLAVALVVGPLLIVGWAASRTDRPVGFETVLIVAGAGLVGIVELVYVRELAGPLRMNTVFKTYSQVWVLWGVAAGVALPAFVRWPGGASVPGTRARWLRAGLAVAVVLATVPYAGLALPAHFGGPADPTLDATRFVEREHPAEAPAIAYVDDLSGQPTLLSAPATSRYPGPERDAPAPPGMYSWDSSPAASLTGVPTVAGWHHEVGYRGREPYLTRVRDVDDAYTGPPERTVDVLERYGVDYVWVGPAERARYGDVTFAGVSGLTPVFENEAVTVYRVDEGELGVA, via the coding sequence ATGGAGTACGGGCTCGTCCTCCGCTGGCTGGTTCTCTACGGGATCCTCGGGGCGCTCGGCCGTCCGGTCGCGGCCCGCCTGTTCGCGACGCTCCCCGGTCGCGGCGCCGGCTTCGGCCTCCCGACGGCGCTCGTCGTCCTCGGCACCGTCGTCTACTGGGTCGGCCACCTCACCTTCGGCCCCCTCGCGCTCGCGGCGGGGGCCGTCGCCCTCGCCGGCCTCGCCCTCCTCACCGCGCTCGACCGCGAGGCGCTCCTCGACCGCCGGATCGGACTCGCCGACGGCGTCCGTCCCGACCGCCGGACCGCCGAGGCGGCCGTCGTCTTCGTCACCGCCTTCGCCCTCCTCGTCGCCGTCCGCGCCGTCGACCCGGCGGTCTACCCCATCGGCGGCGAGAAGTTCCTCGACTTCGGCCTCCTGCAGTCCCTCGACCGCGCCACCCGGCTCCCGCCCGAAGACATGTGGTTCGCGAACGAGCCGGTCGCCTACTACTACGGCGGCCACCTCCTGACGGCGACGCTCGCCGACCTCACGAGCACGGCGCCACGGTACGCCTACAACCTCTCGCTCGCCGGCTTCTACGCGACGCTGGTGACCGCCGCGTACGGCCTCGCCGGCGCCATCGCCCGCGACCGCGCCGGGTCGTGGCGCCTCGCCGGCCTCGCCGCGGCCTTCTTCGTCGGCCTCGCGAGCAACCTCGTCACCGTCTCGCGACTCGTCGTCGCCGTCCTCCCGGGGCCGCTCCGGACGGCCGCCGCGGACGTCGTCGCCGCCCGGACCCGCTACTCGACCGAGGCCGTGCTCTCCGGGTTCGAATCGTTCTCCTACTGGACCGCCAGCCGCGTCATCCCCGGGACGATCAACGAGTTCCCCCTGTTCGCGTGGCTGAACGGCGACCTCCACGCACACATGATGGGCACGCCCTTCCTCCTCCTGGGCGCCGGCCTCGCCTTCGCCCTCTACCGGACGCCGGCGGCCGACGTCCGCCGCCGGCGCGCCCTCGCGTTCGTCGCGGTACCCGTCCTCGCCGGCTTCCAGGCCGTCGTCGACACCTGGAGTTTCCCCTCCCTGTTCGGGCTGCTCTTTCTCGCACTCGCACTCGACGACGCGGAGCCGTGGACCGTCCTCTCGGCGCGCGTGGCGCGGTGGCGGGGGGCGCGCGACCCCGGCCCCGGACCGCTGACGGCCGAACTCGAACGTCTCGCCGGCTCGCTCGCCGTCGCCGTCGTCGCGGGCGCCCTCGGTGCCCTCCTCGCCGCGCCCTTCCTGCTCGGGGCCGCCGGCGGCCGCGAGGTGGCGATCCTGGCGGCCGCCGAGCGGTCCAGCCTCCCGGCGCTCCTTTTGGTTCACGGCGGGTTCGTCGCCGTCTTCGTCGCCTACCTGCTTGATCGGCTGTCCGTCGACCGGGTGCTCGCGCCGCTGCTCGGCCTCGGCGCCCTCGGCGTCCTCGCCCTGACGGCCGACCTCGCCGTCGCGCTCGTCGTCGGCCCGCTCCTGATCGTCGGGTGGGCCGCCAGCCGCACCGACCGTCCGGTCGGCTTCGAGACGGTGCTGATCGTCGCCGGCGCGGGGCTGGTCGGCATCGTCGAACTCGTCTACGTCCGCGAACTCGCCGGGCCGCTCCGCATGAACACGGTGTTCAAGACCTACTCGCAGGTGTGGGTGCTGTGGGGCGTGGCCGCCGGCGTCGCCCTGCCGGCGTTCGTCCGCTGGCCGGGCGGCGCCTCGGTGCCCGGCACCCGCGCCCGCTGGCTCAGAGCCGGCCTCGCCGTCGCCGTCGTCCTCGCGACGGTGCCCTACGCGGGGCTGGCGCTCCCGGCGCACTTCGGCGGCCCCGCCGATCCGACGCTCGACGCCACCCGGTTCGTCGAGCGCGAACACCCCGCGGAGGCGCCCGCCATCGCCTACGTCGACGACCTGTCGGGACAGCCGACGCTCCTCTCGGCGCCGGCGACGAGTCGGTATCCCGGCCCCGAGCGCGACGCCCCCGCGCCGCCCGGCATGTACAGTTGGGATTCGAGTCCGGCCGCCAGCCTCACCGGCGTGCCGACCGTCGCGGGCTGGCACCACGAGGTGGGGTATCGCGGCCGGGAGCCCTACCTCACGCGCGTCCGCGACGTCGACGACGCGTACACCGGCCCGCCCGAGCGCACCGTCGACGTACTCGAACGCTACGGCGTCGACTACGTGTGGGTCGGACCGGCCGAGCGAGCGCGCTACGGCGACGTCACGTTCGCCGGCGTCTCGGGGCTGACGCCGGTGTTCGAGAACGAGGCGGTGACGGTCTATCGGGTCGACGAGGGGGAACTGGGCGTTGCGTGA
- a CDS encoding glycosyltransferase: protein MTRSVGVVIPAYHPDVDRLEAYVEALHEAVAPETIRVELDAADPGVRDRIEALPVTLHEASTRRGKGAAITAGFEALSTDVVAFADADGSTPASSIADVIRPVESGDADLAAGSRRHPDATVESHQTVARRYLGDGFAWLARRLLDVPLHDYQCGAKALTNDAWTRIRPHLHEPGFAWDIELIAVADAVGCRIVEVPVVWEDRPESTVSPVRTTLRLARGLVVSRHRARLLRNDRLHALLDRPRDSTPALVDRDHR, encoded by the coding sequence ATGACCCGCTCCGTCGGGGTGGTGATCCCCGCCTACCACCCGGACGTCGACCGCCTCGAAGCCTACGTCGAGGCCCTCCACGAGGCGGTCGCCCCCGAGACGATCCGCGTCGAACTCGACGCCGCGGACCCCGGGGTCCGCGACCGGATCGAGGCGCTCCCGGTCACCCTCCACGAGGCGTCGACACGGCGGGGGAAGGGCGCGGCGATCACCGCGGGGTTCGAGGCGCTCTCGACGGACGTGGTGGCCTTCGCGGACGCCGACGGCAGCACCCCGGCGTCGTCAATCGCGGACGTGATCCGGCCGGTCGAATCGGGGGATGCCGACCTCGCCGCGGGGTCGCGCCGCCACCCCGACGCGACCGTCGAGTCCCACCAGACCGTCGCGCGCCGGTACCTCGGCGACGGCTTCGCGTGGCTGGCCCGTCGCCTCCTCGACGTCCCCCTCCACGACTACCAGTGCGGGGCGAAGGCGCTCACCAACGACGCCTGGACGCGGATCCGCCCGCACCTCCACGAACCGGGGTTCGCGTGGGACATCGAACTGATCGCCGTCGCGGACGCCGTCGGCTGTCGGATCGTCGAGGTGCCCGTCGTCTGGGAGGACCGCCCCGAATCCACCGTCTCGCCCGTGCGGACGACGCTCCGTCTGGCCCGCGGCCTCGTCGTCTCCCGCCACCGGGCGCGCCTGCTGCGGAACGACCGCCTGCACGCACTGCTGGACCGGCCACGGGACTCGACGCCCGCGCTCGTCGACCGAGACCACCGATGA
- a CDS encoding GtrA family protein translates to MNGGLGKLEELYSGLRFGQFVSVGAVGATAETIVVAVLTAGYGTLPQVAKAVGAEVSITLMFLINDRWTFSEAGADGWLPRGRRYLKSHLVRAGGLLVGFAVLTALTAWTDVTLYVAGADLWPTVANAIGIGCGMLLNYLTEGLFTWRVGAD, encoded by the coding sequence ATGAACGGCGGGCTGGGCAAACTCGAGGAACTGTACTCGGGGCTTCGCTTCGGCCAGTTCGTCTCCGTCGGCGCCGTCGGCGCCACCGCCGAGACCATCGTCGTCGCGGTTCTGACGGCGGGGTACGGCACCCTCCCGCAGGTCGCCAAGGCCGTCGGCGCCGAGGTGTCCATCACCCTGATGTTCCTGATCAACGACCGGTGGACCTTCTCCGAGGCCGGCGCCGACGGCTGGCTTCCCCGCGGTCGGCGCTACCTGAAGTCACATCTGGTCCGGGCGGGCGGCCTGCTCGTCGGCTTCGCCGTCCTGACGGCGCTGACCGCGTGGACGGACGTCACGCTCTACGTCGCCGGCGCGGACCTCTGGCCGACGGTGGCCAACGCCATCGGCATCGGCTGTGGCATGTTGCTGAACTACCTGACCGAGGGACTGTTCACGTGGCGCGTCGGCGCCGACTGA